A window from Chiroxiphia lanceolata isolate bChiLan1 chromosome 3, bChiLan1.pri, whole genome shotgun sequence encodes these proteins:
- the LOC116783863 gene encoding taste receptor type 2 member 105-like, which yields MEACLSPEQSNVTSYAATSVAVVSIETFAGLWINAFIVSVICMAWVRKKTLNSNEKILMALGSFRFWFLCISWVYAFLSLIYPNYLHVHPIFQLIGSAQTFFNCSNLWFSASLCVFYCIKIANFRNSFFIYLKVKIDRIVPCLLLGSVLFSLVIGTIVYDIIDKAFCKNLNFTSQGRIWKASISTEEQFFPHYFIIGLGYAILFTAVISSALLLLFSLWRHKRNMQTNSMKDLSVDAHIKAMKSILSFFIMYSINFICLILTLIYSVKKENAVMFLVYTYLHAFPGAHSLILIFSNPKLENTLLRILPCMKLCMR from the coding sequence atggAAGCTTGTCTCTCCCCAGAGCAATCCAATGTCACTTCATACGCTGCCACATCTGTGGCCGTTGTCTCCATTGAGACGTTTGCTGGCCTGTGGATAAATGCTTTCATTGTTTCTGTGATTTGCATGGCCTGGgtcagaaagaaaaccttgaacTCTAATGAGAAGATCTTGATGGCTTTGGGATCcttcaggttttggtttttgtgcaTTTCATGGGTTTATGCCTTTCTCTCACTAATTTATCCCAATTATCTTCATGTTCACCCCATATTTCAACTAATTGGGAGTGCTCAGACCTTTTTTAATTGTTCCAACTTGtggttttctgcttctctttgtgTCTTTTATTGCATAAAAATTGCCAATTTCAGGAACAGCTTCTTCATCTACCTGAAAGTAAAAATTGACAGGATTGTGCCCTGCCTCTTGTTGGGATCAGTGCTTTTCTCCCTGGTTATTGGAACCATCGTCTACGATATCATTGATAAAGCTTTCTGTAAAAACCTCAATTTCACCAGTCAAGGAAGGATCTGGAAAGCAAGTATCAGCACAGAAGAACAATTTTTCCCTCATTATTTTATCATTGGTTTAGGATATGCCATTTTGTTCACAGCAGTCATCTCAtctgctcttctccttctcttttccctctggagaCACAAACGCAACATGCAGACAAACTCCATGAAGGACCTCAGCGTGGATGCCCACATCAAAGCCATGAAATCCATTCTCTCCTTCTTCATAATGTACAGCATCAACTTTATATGTTTGATCTTGACTCTCATTTATTCTGTTAAGAAGGAAAATGCCGTGATGTTTCTTGTATACACATATCTGCATGCCTTTCCGGGTGCTCATTCCCTTATTCTGATTTTCAGCAATCCCAAACTGGAAAACACACTGCTAAGGATTCTGCCTTGTATGAAGCTTTGCATGAGGTAG
- the LOC116784074 gene encoding LOW QUALITY PROTEIN: taste receptor type 2 member 40-like (The sequence of the model RefSeq protein was modified relative to this genomic sequence to represent the inferred CDS: inserted 3 bases in 3 codons) — MQILHTDTTPETLNSNEKILLFLGCSRFWYXCISWIYSIFLIFYPNYLYVHTIFQLLDSAHSFFKCSNLWLSTSLCVFYCIKIANFRNSFFIYLKVKXDRIVPCLLLGSVLFSLVIGAHCLRHPRIYKHXGNNFNFTCQGRILKASITIDQHFLPHYFIIGLGYAILFTAVILSALLLLFSLWRHKRNMQTNSMKDLSVDAHIKAMKSILSFFIMYSINFICLILTLIYAMKNANDAIFLIYLIQYTFPGLHSLVLIFSNPQSGKEDC; from the exons ATGCAAATCCTGCACACTGACACTACACCAG AAACCTTGAACTCTAATGAGAAGATCTTGCTGTTTCTGGGATGCTCCAGGTTTTGGT TGTGCATCTCATGgatatattccatttttttaatattttatcccAATTACCTTTATGTTCACACCATATTTCAACTACTTGATAGTGCTCATAGCTTTTTTAAGTGTTCCAACTTGTGGCTTTCTACTTCACTTTGTGTCTTTTATTGCATAAAAATTGCCAATTTCAGGAACAGTTTCTTCATCTACCTGAAAGTAA ATGACAGGATTGTGCCCTGCCTCTTGCTGGGATCGGTGCTGTTCTCCCTGGTTATTGGAGCCCACTGTCTACGACATCCACGGATATATAAGC TCGGTAACAACTTCAATTTCACCTGCCAAGGAAGGATTTTGAAAGCAAGTATCACAATAGATCAACATTTTTTGCCTCATTATTTTATCATTGGTTTAGGATATGCCATTTTGTTCACAGCAGTCATCTTGTctgcccttctccttctcttttccctctggagaCACAAACGCAACATGCAGACAAACTCCATGAAGGACCTCAGCGTGGATGCCCACATCAAAGCCATGAAATCCATTCTCTCCTTCTTCATAATGTACAGCATCAACTTTATATGTTTGATCTTGACTCTAATTTATGCAATGAAGAATGCAAATGATGcgatatttttaatttacttaattcAATACACTTTTCCAGGTCTTCATTCCCTTGTTCTGATTTTCAGTAATCCCCAGTCTGGAAAAGAGGACTGCTAG
- the LOC116783861 gene encoding taste receptor type 2 member 9-like, whose product MEACHSPEQSNVTSYAATAVVVVTLEAFAGMWINAFIVSVICMAWVKKKILNSNEKILLVLGCSRYWFLCISWVYSFLSLIYPNYLYVYPIFQLIASARSFFNCSNLWFSASLCVFYCIKIANFRNSFFIYLKVKIDRIVPCLLLGSVLFSLVMGITVYNIMDKALSNNFNFTCQGRIWKSRIRIDQHFLPHYFIIGFGHATSFTAVILSALLLLFSLWRHKCNMQTNSMKDLSMDAHIKAMKSILSFFIMSSINFICLILTLIYSMKNESDLIFLTYLIQYTFPGLHSLVLIFSNPSLEKRLLGILCCVKCKVFL is encoded by the coding sequence atggAAGCTTGTCACTCTCCAGAGCAATCCAATGTCACTTCATACGCTGCCACGGCTGTGGTCGTCGTCACCCTTGAGGCATTTGCTGGCATGTGGATAAATGCTTTCATTGTTTCTGTGATTTGCATGGCTTGGgtcaaaaagaaaatcttgaacTCTAATGAGAAGATCTTGCTGGTCTTGGGATGCTCCAGGTATTGGTTTTTGTGCATCTCATGGGTATATTCCTTTCTATCACTAATTTATCCCAATTACCTTTATGTTTACCCCATATTCCAGCTAATTGCTAGTGCTCGGAGCTTTTTTAATTGTTCCAACTTGtggttttctgcttctctttgtgTCTTTTATTGCATAAAAATTGCCAATTTCAGGAACAGCTTCTTCATCTACCTGAAAGTAAAAATTGACAGGATTGTGCCCTGCCTCTTGTTGGGGTCAGTGCTTTTCTCCCTGGTCATGGGAATCACTGTCTACAACATCATGGATAAAGCACTCAGCAACAACTTCAATTTCACCTGCCAAGGAAGGATTTGGAAATCACGTATCAGAATAGATCAACATTTTTTGCCTCATTACTTTATCATTGGCTTTGGCCATGCTACTTCCTTCACAGCAGTCATCTTGTctgcccttctccttctcttttccctctggagaCACAAATGCAACATGCAGACAAACTCCATGAAGGACCTCAGCATGGATGCCCACATCAAAGCCATGAAATCCATTCTCTCCTTCTTCATAATGTCCAGCATCAACTTTATATGTTTGATCTTGACTCTCATTTATTCAATGAAGAATGAAAGTGACTTGATATTTTTAACTTACTTAATTCAATACACTTTTCCAGGTCTTCATTCCCTTGTTCTGATTTTCAGTAATCccagtctggaaaagagactGCTAGGGATTCTGTGCTGTGTGAAGTGCAAAGTTTTCCTCTAG